The Verrucomicrobiota bacterium genome window below encodes:
- a CDS encoding ferrous iron transport protein A has product MNAFASPKTANPDCEICGAQSLCPLTEIQAGTTVRIRRLNVSDELCQRLREIGFFEQQVLQCLAQRGGVICQIDNCRMGIGAKLAEGILVERIAVPC; this is encoded by the coding sequence ATGAACGCTTTTGCGTCGCCCAAAACCGCCAATCCGGATTGTGAAATTTGCGGAGCGCAATCTCTCTGCCCCCTGACCGAAATCCAGGCCGGAACCACCGTGCGCATCCGGCGGTTGAACGTTTCGGACGAGCTTTGCCAGCGTTTGCGAGAGATCGGCTTCTTCGAGCAGCAGGTGCTCCAATGCCTGGCGCAACGCGGCGGCGTCATTTGCCAGATCGACAATTGCCGGATGGGCATCGGCGCAAAGCTGGCCGAGGGAATTCTTGTCGAACGGATTGCCGTGCCCTGCTGA